Proteins from a single region of Undibacterium sp. KW1:
- a CDS encoding RNA polymerase sigma factor — protein sequence METTHNPPELMADQNKDLAETVRRERGRLGSFIRKRVADASEAEDILQDVFYELVEAYRLPEPIELVGAWLFRVARNRIIDRFRKKKEVALPDVEEGSEDETWLDRVMPSVDEGPEAAYARNVMLEALYEALDELPEEQRDAFIGHEIEGLSFKEMSAATGLGVNTLLARKRYAVLHLRMRLQDLLDEFN from the coding sequence ATGGAGACTACACATAACCCACCAGAGCTGATGGCTGACCAGAACAAAGACCTTGCTGAAACGGTCAGGCGCGAACGTGGGCGGCTGGGTAGCTTCATACGCAAGCGTGTGGCAGATGCCAGCGAGGCAGAGGACATTTTGCAAGATGTCTTTTATGAGCTGGTCGAGGCTTATCGCCTGCCGGAGCCTATAGAGCTGGTTGGTGCCTGGCTGTTCAGGGTTGCCCGCAACCGCATCATAGACCGCTTTCGCAAGAAAAAAGAAGTCGCCCTGCCTGATGTAGAGGAGGGCAGTGAAGATGAGACCTGGCTCGACAGAGTCATGCCATCCGTAGATGAAGGCCCGGAGGCCGCCTATGCACGAAATGTCATGCTGGAAGCCTTGTACGAAGCCCTGGATGAATTGCCTGAAGAGCAGCGCGATGCCTTCATAGGCCATGAAATCGAAGGGCTGAGCTTTAAGGAAATGTCCGCCGCTACTGGCCTGGGCGTCAACACTTTGCTGGCGCGTAAGCGCTATGCCGTCTTGCATCTGCGCATGCGCCTGCAAGACTTAT
- a CDS encoding nucleoside recognition domain-containing protein, whose translation MLLTYIWTGFFLIGFIAALAQWLILGDVEVFKRIMDGTFESARLGVMDIALPLAGVMTLWLGIMNIGEKAGAIDFIAKIIGPFFARIFPGVPQNHPANGHMVMNFSANLLGLDNAATPFGLKAMESLQSLNPSKDEASDAQIMFLVLHTSGLTLIPLAIMAQRAVLGAKDPSDIFIPCMIATYVATVVGLIAVAIRQRINLFDRVIMGWLGGLTSFIVALVWYMSQHMSRTDIEVFSKISANLLLFTIIISFMLGAMRKKVNVYEAFIEGAKGGIQTSLTIIPYLVGMLVAIGVLRNSGILGFIVSGFTWLFTQMGLNTDFTAALPTALMKPLSSSGSRALMVDAMKTYGVDSFIGRLTCIFQGSADTTFYIVALYFGSVGIRKTRYAISMGLLADFAGVVAAIFVAYLFFH comes from the coding sequence ATGTTACTCACCTACATCTGGACAGGTTTTTTTTTGATCGGCTTTATTGCTGCCCTGGCGCAATGGTTGATATTGGGCGATGTAGAAGTATTCAAGCGCATCATGGATGGGACTTTTGAGTCAGCTCGCCTGGGTGTCATGGACATAGCCTTGCCGCTGGCGGGTGTCATGACATTGTGGCTGGGCATCATGAATATAGGCGAAAAAGCCGGGGCGATTGACTTCATCGCCAAAATCATTGGCCCCTTTTTTGCCCGGATATTTCCTGGCGTGCCGCAAAACCATCCGGCCAACGGCCATATGGTCATGAATTTTTCAGCAAACCTGCTGGGCCTGGACAATGCTGCCACACCCTTTGGCCTGAAAGCGATGGAAAGCCTGCAGAGCCTGAACCCCAGCAAGGATGAGGCCAGTGATGCACAAATCATGTTCCTGGTCTTGCATACATCCGGCCTGACATTGATCCCCCTCGCCATCATGGCGCAACGCGCCGTGCTGGGGGCAAAAGACCCTTCAGACATTTTCATCCCCTGCATGATTGCCACTTACGTGGCGACAGTGGTGGGCCTGATTGCAGTTGCCATCAGGCAGCGCATTAATTTGTTTGACCGGGTGATCATGGGCTGGCTGGGTGGTTTGACGAGTTTTATCGTTGCTCTGGTCTGGTATATGAGTCAGCACATGAGCCGTACTGATATTGAAGTGTTTTCCAAAATCAGCGCCAATCTTTTGCTATTCACCATTATCATCAGCTTCATGCTGGGTGCCATGCGCAAGAAAGTGAATGTGTATGAAGCCTTTATTGAAGGTGCCAAAGGTGGCATACAGACTTCGCTGACCATCATCCCTTACCTGGTGGGCATGCTGGTCGCTATTGGAGTCTTGCGCAATTCCGGCATCCTGGGGTTTATCGTTTCCGGTTTTACTTGGCTGTTCACGCAAATGGGGTTGAATACCGATTTTACTGCCGCCTTGCCAACCGCCCTGATGAAGCCGCTCAGCAGCTCAGGCTCACGGGCGTTGATGGTAGATGCGATGAAAACCTACGGCGTGGATTCATTCATTGGCCGCCTGACCTGCATTTTCCAGGGCTCGGCTGACACCACCTTTTATATTGTCGCCCTGTATTTTGGTTCAGTCGGCATACGCAAGACCCGCTATGCCATATCCATGGGCTTGCTGGCTGATTTTGCTGGTGTGGTTGCAGCGATTTTTGTTGCCTACCTGTTTTTTCATTAA
- the maiA gene encoding maleylacetoacetate isomerase, with the protein MKLYGYFRSSASYRVRIALNLKGLDYEQVAIHLVKNGGEQLTPAYRALNPDGLVPALQDELDGESATLTQSMAIIEYLDEVYPEVALLPSGALDRAHVRSLALSIACEIHPVNNLRVLKYLSGTLQVSDEQKNAWYRHWCETGLAVLEQKLTADHRTGRFCLGDTPGFADCFLIPQIANAQRFNCDLTSMPTIMRIHQACNEHPAFIKAAPANQPDAE; encoded by the coding sequence ATGAAACTATATGGTTATTTCCGCAGCTCTGCTTCATACCGTGTAAGGATAGCCCTTAATCTCAAGGGGCTCGATTATGAGCAGGTAGCGATTCACCTGGTCAAAAATGGCGGTGAACAATTGACGCCAGCTTACCGTGCTTTGAATCCGGATGGGCTCGTACCGGCATTGCAGGACGAACTGGACGGTGAGAGCGCCACACTGACGCAGTCGATGGCGATCATTGAATATCTTGATGAAGTGTATCCTGAAGTCGCCTTGCTGCCATCCGGCGCTCTGGATCGTGCTCATGTCAGATCGCTGGCCTTGTCGATAGCCTGTGAAATTCATCCCGTTAATAATTTGCGGGTGTTGAAATATCTGTCAGGGACACTACAAGTCAGTGATGAACAAAAGAATGCCTGGTACCGTCACTGGTGTGAAACCGGCCTGGCAGTATTGGAACAAAAACTGACTGCCGATCACCGTACCGGCCGTTTTTGTCTGGGCGACACGCCCGGATTTGCAGACTGTTTTCTGATACCGCAAATCGCCAATGCCCAAAGGTTCAATTGCGATTTAACTAGCATGCCTACCATCATGCGCATACATCAGGCTTGCAATGAGCATCCGGCGTTTATCAAGGCAGCACCGGCTAATCAGCCCGATGCAGAATAG
- a CDS encoding TRZ/ATZ family hydrolase, whose amino-acid sequence MKTCLHPKYLIPIEPRATVLSGHALVMQDEKILDILNSAEARLQHPDAQHVELPEHAVMPGMINLHGHSAMTLLRGLADDLSLMDWLHNHIWPAEKKHVSEEFVFDGSVYAMAEMLRGGTTTINDMYFYNDDVARACLHTGMRTVVGCSVLEFPTGYAADADGYLEKALASHQAFKGQSGVSFRLAPHAPYTVSDATFKKIVALADKHDMGIHCHIHETMDEVNDSIRDHGMRPLQRLHNLGLLSPRLIAAHMVHANEDEIKLLAQQGVHIAHNPASNLKLASGFAPIHAMQTAGVNVGIGTDGAASNNKLDLLGDLRMAALLAKAVSSNPTALNAGNALEMATLAGAKALGMDQQIGSLVAGKLADVIAIDLSAIETLPLFDPVSQIVYAAGREQVSHVWVSGRCLMADRKLQTVDEGQLKDKARWWQHKVAAA is encoded by the coding sequence ATGAAAACCTGCTTACATCCCAAATACCTGATTCCCATAGAACCACGTGCTACTGTCCTGAGCGGGCATGCACTGGTCATGCAAGATGAAAAAATTCTGGACATACTCAACAGTGCTGAGGCACGCCTGCAGCACCCTGATGCGCAGCATGTGGAATTGCCTGAACATGCCGTCATGCCCGGCATGATCAACCTGCACGGTCATTCTGCCATGACGCTGTTGCGTGGTCTGGCAGATGATCTCAGTCTGATGGACTGGCTGCACAATCACATCTGGCCGGCCGAAAAAAAGCATGTGTCAGAAGAATTCGTCTTCGACGGCAGTGTATATGCGATGGCAGAAATGCTGCGCGGTGGTACCACGACCATCAATGATATGTACTTTTATAACGACGATGTGGCACGTGCATGCCTTCACACCGGCATGCGCACCGTGGTCGGTTGCAGTGTGCTTGAATTCCCTACCGGCTATGCGGCCGATGCGGATGGCTATCTGGAAAAAGCACTGGCTTCACACCAGGCATTCAAGGGACAAAGCGGTGTATCTTTCCGCCTGGCCCCGCATGCGCCTTATACCGTATCAGATGCGACTTTCAAAAAGATAGTCGCGCTGGCGGATAAGCATGACATGGGCATCCACTGCCACATCCATGAAACCATGGATGAAGTCAATGACAGCATCAGGGACCATGGCATGCGCCCTTTGCAGCGCCTGCATAATCTGGGACTGTTGTCACCACGCCTGATTGCTGCGCACATGGTGCATGCGAACGAAGATGAAATAAAACTGCTGGCACAGCAAGGCGTGCACATTGCCCATAATCCCGCCAGTAACCTGAAGCTGGCTTCTGGCTTTGCTCCCATTCATGCCATGCAAACTGCCGGTGTCAATGTAGGCATAGGTACCGATGGCGCAGCCAGCAATAACAAACTGGATTTACTGGGCGACTTGCGTATGGCGGCATTGCTGGCAAAAGCAGTGTCCAGTAACCCTACAGCCTTGAATGCCGGTAATGCGCTGGAAATGGCAACACTGGCAGGTGCCAAAGCCCTGGGCATGGACCAGCAAATTGGCAGTCTGGTAGCAGGCAAGCTGGCTGACGTAATCGCGATAGACCTGTCTGCTATTGAAACCCTGCCGCTGTTTGATCCTGTCTCGCAAATCGTGTATGCCGCCGGGCGTGAACAGGTCAGCCACGTCTGGGTCAGTGGACGCTGCCTGATGGCTGATCGAAAACTCCAGACCGTGGATGAAGGCCAACTCAAGGACAAGGCAAGATGGTGGCAGCATAAAGTTGCTGCAGCCTAG
- a CDS encoding M14 family metallopeptidase: protein MKPVNSIFKLSIISGLIAGGSLLLASAQAATPMTTIAEQSGFKKTGRYEEVEKLCQAFQKNYPKEVRCLEFGRTPENRPMLALLATRSGAFTPAQVAKQALPVTLIQGGIHAGEIDGKDAGFLALREILDNKVAPHVLDKQVLLFVPVFNIDGHERFGAWNRPNQRGPEEMGWRTTAQNFNLNRDYVKADAPEMQAMLKLINTWDPLAVIDLHVTDGAKFEHDISIQVEPINSGDAALRVAGKTLRDNVIADLAKQGSLPQPFYMSFVREDDPMSGFMDSVPTPRFSSGYPVLRNRFGMLVETHSWKDYPTRVRITHNTVISVLEQVAANGGQWLSITKAADKRAAQLAGQSLPVTYKTTEKTRDIDFRGYAYTRTMSDISGALMTRYDESKPQVWTVKLRDEIVPDAQITLPKGGYIVPAAYSKAVAEKLQQHGIEFRILNTDLNAISAEQFATSKASVQAQSFEGRQTLKLLGTWQNQTQSLRKGALFIPVAQAKARLVAGLFEPQAPDALVNWGWFNGAFERKEYMEAYVAEDVAREQLAADPQLKAAFEKRIAEDAEFAKSASARLEFFAQRHSSWDKRYQVYPVLRLDFVPQ from the coding sequence ATGAAACCAGTAAACTCAATTTTTAAACTCAGCATTATCAGTGGCCTGATCGCAGGCGGCAGTTTGTTACTGGCGAGCGCCCAGGCAGCAACGCCAATGACGACAATCGCTGAACAAAGCGGTTTTAAAAAGACCGGGCGCTATGAAGAAGTGGAAAAGCTATGTCAGGCTTTTCAGAAAAACTATCCTAAAGAAGTACGCTGCCTGGAATTTGGCCGCACACCAGAAAACCGCCCCATGCTGGCTTTGCTGGCGACACGCAGCGGTGCTTTCACACCTGCACAGGTAGCAAAGCAAGCTTTGCCGGTCACCCTGATACAGGGCGGCATACATGCGGGGGAGATAGATGGCAAGGATGCGGGCTTTCTGGCATTGCGCGAGATACTGGACAATAAAGTCGCACCACATGTGCTGGACAAGCAAGTGCTATTGTTTGTCCCGGTCTTCAATATCGATGGGCATGAACGCTTTGGTGCATGGAATCGCCCAAATCAGCGCGGCCCCGAAGAAATGGGCTGGCGCACCACCGCGCAAAATTTTAACCTGAACCGCGATTATGTGAAGGCAGATGCGCCTGAAATGCAGGCCATGCTCAAACTCATCAACACCTGGGACCCTCTGGCCGTCATTGATTTACATGTGACCGATGGTGCCAAATTTGAACATGATATTTCGATACAGGTAGAGCCCATCAATTCAGGCGATGCCGCATTGCGTGTAGCGGGCAAAACCTTGCGCGACAATGTCATCGCCGACCTGGCGAAACAGGGTTCACTGCCGCAACCTTTTTATATGTCTTTTGTGCGTGAAGATGATCCCATGTCAGGCTTTATGGACAGCGTGCCTACGCCACGTTTCTCCAGCGGCTATCCAGTTTTGCGCAATCGTTTTGGCATGCTGGTGGAAACCCATTCCTGGAAAGATTACCCAACCCGGGTACGCATCACCCACAACACTGTGATATCAGTGCTGGAGCAAGTGGCGGCAAATGGCGGACAATGGCTGTCCATTACCAAAGCGGCAGATAAGCGTGCAGCGCAGTTGGCTGGTCAAAGTTTGCCAGTTACTTATAAGACGACAGAAAAAACCCGGGACATAGACTTCCGCGGTTATGCCTATACGCGCACGATGTCCGATATTTCTGGCGCATTGATGACGCGCTATGATGAAAGCAAACCGCAAGTATGGACAGTGAAGCTGCGTGATGAGATCGTGCCGGATGCGCAAATAACATTGCCCAAGGGCGGTTATATCGTACCTGCCGCCTACAGCAAAGCGGTCGCAGAAAAATTGCAGCAGCACGGCATAGAATTCCGCATTCTCAATACCGACTTGAATGCCATCTCCGCTGAACAATTCGCAACCAGCAAGGCCAGCGTGCAAGCGCAGTCATTTGAAGGACGGCAAACCTTGAAGCTGCTGGGAACATGGCAAAATCAGACGCAAAGCCTGCGTAAAGGTGCTTTGTTCATTCCTGTTGCCCAGGCAAAGGCAAGGCTGGTTGCAGGCTTGTTTGAACCGCAGGCACCCGATGCCCTGGTTAATTGGGGCTGGTTCAATGGCGCATTTGAGCGCAAGGAATACATGGAAGCTTATGTGGCTGAAGATGTCGCGCGTGAACAATTAGCCGCTGATCCGCAATTGAAAGCCGCATTCGAGAAACGTATTGCTGAAGATGCCGAGTTTGCCAAGAGCGCATCTGCCCGCCTGGAGTTCTTTGCGCAACGTCATTCATCATGGGATAAGCGCTATCAGGTTTATCCTGTGTTGAGGCTGGATTTTGTTCCTCAATAA
- a CDS encoding fumarylacetoacetate hydrolase family protein, producing the protein MDYLFPPVQQAAVPIAGGTAYFPVHRIYCVGRNYVEHAKEMGWSGREPPFFFMKPADAILPVKQGSIGEMPYPPMTVNLHHEVELVVAIGKGGKSIRTEDALGHIWGYAVGLDMTRRDLQAEAKDQGRPWCTSKGFDFSAPIGQVHRADTVQGMEQAHIRLDVNGQVRQNSDTSKLIWSLAEIISCLSELYTLQPGDLIYTGTPEGVAAVQRGDLLEASITGLSDLKIKMV; encoded by the coding sequence ATGGATTACCTTTTCCCGCCTGTACAGCAAGCCGCCGTACCCATCGCTGGTGGTACAGCGTATTTTCCTGTGCACAGGATTTACTGCGTAGGGCGCAATTATGTAGAGCATGCCAAAGAAATGGGATGGTCAGGGCGTGAACCACCATTTTTCTTCATGAAACCGGCTGATGCCATATTGCCCGTCAAGCAGGGTAGCATCGGTGAAATGCCTTATCCACCCATGACCGTCAATCTGCATCATGAAGTAGAATTGGTTGTCGCCATAGGCAAGGGCGGCAAGAGTATCCGCACTGAAGATGCACTCGGCCACATCTGGGGTTATGCAGTCGGGCTGGACATGACACGCCGTGATCTGCAGGCCGAAGCCAAAGACCAAGGGAGGCCCTGGTGCACATCCAAAGGGTTTGATTTTTCTGCGCCCATAGGCCAGGTCCATAGGGCAGACACCGTGCAAGGCATGGAGCAAGCCCATATACGTCTGGATGTGAACGGACAAGTCCGGCAAAATAGTGATACCAGCAAGCTGATCTGGAGCCTGGCAGAAATCATTTCTTGTCTGTCTGAACTATATACCCTGCAACCCGGCGACCTGATTTATACAGGAACACCAGAAGGTGTGGCAGCTGTACAGCGCGGCGATTTGCTGGAAGCCTCGATCACAGGTTTGAGTGATCTGAAAATCAAAATGGTGTAG
- a CDS encoding PAS domain-containing sensor histidine kinase: MSSIMPSTYLPAAMVTSLVTSFLIMLVLFYIQYLHLHPRASRCWALAYACLVMQQLCHLLGDAQSPVFNLVADVFLSGYICYLWAGTRIFHGVTVFVMPVMLSFAIAVLWLLMTSLTAVHSLWRMLPVYLAAGVVMLGASMTFLRTRNEKHVLGFILLGVLLGFKGAYLAGSPFLQNQPEYLVLGLQASTLLDLAIGMLFLVAALLRQQDDAARMNDNLKQEMEERKNIERLSRDRETLFEKVFQMVPDVLAICREKDGRYLDVNRHWETITGYSREETLGRYSLELNLWIDVSRRAEMLATLRRDGEINNFEGLYRHKLGHAYHVLISGTLFDVGGEPYIAYAMQDISALRKVEQLQEQAERDLQEREKLLSTVFQLVPDTLTITRMTTGEYVDVNRNWEPMSGYTREEAIGHTSNEIQLWEQPEQRDELIRQIQLHGEVRNMQIAFRHKQGYTSNCRVSGSKFETGDETYLLLSSRNIDQELSAETARLHAESLLRENEQKYSTLFQLSPIPLGLVDVETDCIVEVNDVWLKELGYQRQDIVGRTTLDMGIIRQAELRAKFNEDLGREKKIDQLEVRISNQAGEEVIFLLSARLIRMHGKAMCIFSLLNVTRQVQVEQEIREMTAQLEERVRLRTLNLQQANAELAAAMESLRHTQDELVRSEKMAALGSLVAGVAHELNTPIGNSVTVASTLQDQTRDLVRDINDGKLKRSVLDHYLESATTGTALLMRTLGMARELIGSFKQVAVDQSSNHRRQFDLKVALEELIVTLAPMYKNTPYHLVTELAPGIGMDSYPGPLGQIMTNFMTNALTHGFEGRESGEMRLSTQLLPDDQVQIIFADNGIGMTEQIQKRVFDPFFTTKLGQGGSGLGMNIAYNLVTGVLGGEIRLESKPEEGTRFILVIPLQAPQLSSESEKKAG, encoded by the coding sequence ATGTCTTCCATTATGCCTTCCACTTATCTTCCCGCAGCCATGGTGACTTCACTGGTCACTTCGTTCCTGATCATGTTGGTGCTGTTCTATATCCAGTATTTACATTTGCATCCCAGGGCCAGCAGGTGCTGGGCGCTGGCCTATGCCTGCCTGGTCATGCAGCAACTATGCCATCTTCTTGGTGATGCACAGAGCCCGGTTTTTAATCTGGTTGCAGATGTCTTCTTGTCTGGGTATATCTGTTACCTGTGGGCAGGTACGCGCATCTTCCACGGCGTTACTGTGTTTGTCATGCCCGTCATGTTGAGCTTTGCGATTGCAGTTCTCTGGCTGTTGATGACGTCACTGACTGCGGTTCATTCATTGTGGCGCATGCTACCAGTTTACCTGGCTGCCGGCGTGGTCATGCTGGGAGCCTCGATGACTTTTTTGCGTACTCGCAATGAAAAACACGTGCTGGGATTTATCCTGCTCGGCGTATTGCTGGGCTTCAAAGGCGCATATCTGGCTGGTTCGCCATTCCTGCAAAACCAGCCAGAATATCTTGTGCTTGGTTTACAAGCCTCGACATTGCTGGACCTGGCCATAGGCATGCTTTTTCTGGTTGCTGCTTTGTTGCGCCAGCAAGATGATGCTGCGCGCATGAATGATAATTTGAAACAGGAAATGGAAGAACGCAAAAATATAGAGCGTCTGTCCAGGGACCGTGAAACCCTGTTTGAAAAAGTCTTCCAGATGGTGCCAGATGTATTGGCTATCTGCCGCGAAAAAGATGGCCGCTATCTGGATGTGAATCGTCACTGGGAAACCATTACCGGCTATTCCAGAGAAGAGACCCTGGGGCGCTATTCGCTGGAACTGAATTTATGGATAGATGTCAGCCGTCGCGCTGAAATGCTGGCGACCTTAAGACGTGATGGCGAGATCAATAATTTCGAGGGCTTGTACAGACATAAGCTGGGACACGCTTACCACGTGCTGATCTCGGGCACCCTCTTTGATGTTGGTGGTGAGCCCTACATCGCCTATGCCATGCAAGATATCTCTGCCTTGCGCAAGGTCGAGCAATTACAGGAACAGGCCGAGCGTGATCTGCAGGAACGCGAGAAATTGCTGTCAACCGTATTTCAACTCGTGCCAGATACCTTGACTATCACCAGGATGACGACAGGTGAATATGTCGATGTCAACCGCAACTGGGAACCAATGTCTGGCTACACCAGGGAAGAAGCGATAGGCCATACCTCAAACGAAATACAGCTATGGGAACAACCTGAACAAAGGGATGAACTGATCAGGCAGATACAGCTACATGGTGAAGTCAGGAATATGCAAATCGCCTTCCGCCATAAGCAGGGCTACACCAGCAATTGCCGTGTTTCAGGCTCCAAGTTTGAGACCGGGGATGAAACCTATCTGCTGCTGTCCTCACGCAATATCGATCAGGAGCTCAGTGCAGAAACTGCGCGTCTGCACGCAGAATCACTATTGCGCGAGAATGAGCAAAAATATTCCACACTCTTTCAATTGTCGCCTATACCTCTGGGGCTGGTCGATGTCGAAACCGATTGCATAGTCGAAGTCAATGATGTCTGGCTCAAGGAACTCGGTTATCAACGGCAGGACATAGTCGGCCGTACGACGCTGGACATGGGCATCATCCGGCAAGCTGAGCTGCGGGCGAAATTCAATGAAGACCTGGGGCGCGAGAAGAAGATAGATCAACTGGAAGTCCGCATCAGTAACCAGGCTGGGGAGGAAGTAATTTTCCTGTTGTCAGCCAGACTGATCAGAATGCATGGTAAGGCCATGTGCATTTTTTCTTTGCTGAATGTGACCAGGCAAGTTCAGGTAGAGCAGGAGATTCGTGAAATGACGGCGCAGTTGGAAGAGCGCGTCAGGTTGCGCACACTCAATCTGCAGCAAGCTAATGCCGAACTTGCGGCAGCCATGGAATCATTGCGGCACACTCAGGATGAACTGGTGCGTTCAGAAAAAATGGCGGCCCTGGGTTCACTCGTGGCTGGGGTCGCTCATGAATTGAACACGCCCATAGGTAACAGCGTGACCGTGGCCAGCACTCTGCAGGACCAGACCAGGGATTTGGTGCGCGATATCAATGATGGGAAGTTGAAGCGCTCAGTGCTTGATCATTATCTGGAAAGTGCAACGACTGGCACAGCCTTGCTCATGCGCACACTCGGCATGGCGCGCGAGTTGATCGGCAGTTTCAAGCAAGTCGCAGTTGATCAGTCAAGCAACCACAGGCGACAATTTGATTTGAAAGTGGCGCTGGAAGAACTCATCGTGACCCTGGCGCCCATGTATAAAAACACGCCTTACCATCTCGTGACTGAACTGGCGCCCGGCATAGGCATGGACAGCTACCCAGGCCCGCTGGGACAGATCATGACGAATTTCATGACTAATGCATTGACGCATGGATTTGAAGGACGTGAGTCTGGCGAAATGCGTCTGAGCACACAATTACTGCCTGATGATCAGGTACAAATCATCTTTGCCGATAATGGCATAGGCATGACAGAGCAAATACAAAAACGTGTTTTTGATCCCTTCTTCACGACCAAGCTGGGGCAGGGCGGTTCTGGCCTCGGTATGAATATCGCCTATAACCTGGTGACTGGCGTGCTGGGTGGTGAGATACGACTGGAGAGCAAACCAGAAGAGGGAACCCGTTTCATCCTTGTAATTCCCCTGCAGGCCCCTCAATTAAGTAGCGAGAGCGAGAAAAAGGCAGGGTGA